One Jeotgalibaca porci genomic region harbors:
- the trkA gene encoding Trk system potassium transporter TrkA — protein sequence MKIIIAGGGKVGSVLCAELATEDNDIIIIEKNEMRLEQLINKVDVSGIVGNGASIDIQKEAGVENSHIFIAVTPQDEVNIMACILAQKLGAKYTIARVRNPEYSKHFDSFRESLGVSLMINPEMESARSIAKIIKFPDILSIQSFAKDQVELIELEVQKDSPLANMSLNDFRTRYGEILVCTIRRKGETIIPSGQNTIRIGDHIYVLGSKTTIRKFYKKTSRKTKDVQSVLIIGGGRLTYYLLDVLKDYHMAIKVIEQHREIAEDLSASYPNVEIILGDGTDQDILIQEGIENYNAFVSLTGVDEENIIASLYALQQSVDKVVTKVNREILLGIFDSLGMESVITPKRVIANSILRFVRSLGNPSISDVEALYRLANNEAEAIQFKVKNGSKAVGIPLEKLATRDNLLVAYIIRNRKLIIPTGKDSIQPSDQVIIITKDKYFDDIDDILR from the coding sequence ATGAAAATTATCATCGCTGGTGGCGGAAAAGTAGGATCCGTTTTATGTGCGGAACTTGCCACCGAAGATAACGATATTATAATAATTGAAAAGAATGAAATGCGTCTCGAGCAGCTCATTAATAAAGTCGATGTTTCCGGTATTGTCGGGAATGGGGCAAGCATCGATATTCAAAAAGAAGCTGGTGTAGAAAATAGCCATATTTTTATTGCGGTGACACCTCAAGATGAAGTAAACATTATGGCATGTATCCTTGCCCAAAAATTGGGAGCGAAATACACTATTGCGCGTGTTCGTAACCCGGAATACTCCAAACATTTTGATTCATTCCGCGAAAGTCTTGGCGTTAGTCTAATGATTAACCCAGAAATGGAGTCAGCGCGCAGCATCGCCAAAATTATTAAATTCCCAGATATTTTAAGTATTCAATCATTTGCGAAAGATCAAGTTGAATTGATTGAATTAGAAGTTCAAAAAGACAGCCCATTGGCAAATATGTCGTTGAATGATTTTAGAACACGGTATGGGGAAATACTCGTTTGCACCATTCGTCGAAAAGGCGAGACGATTATTCCTTCCGGCCAAAACACTATTCGCATCGGAGACCATATCTATGTTTTAGGTAGTAAAACTACGATTCGTAAATTCTATAAAAAAACAAGCCGGAAAACAAAAGACGTTCAGTCTGTCTTGATAATTGGTGGAGGACGTCTGACGTACTATTTATTGGATGTGCTTAAAGACTATCACATGGCTATCAAAGTAATCGAACAACATCGCGAAATTGCGGAAGATTTGAGTGCGAGTTATCCAAATGTCGAAATTATTCTCGGTGATGGAACAGATCAAGATATTTTAATACAAGAAGGAATTGAAAACTATAATGCTTTTGTTAGTTTGACGGGAGTCGATGAAGAGAACATTATTGCCTCTCTCTATGCCCTTCAACAAAGCGTTGATAAAGTCGTTACGAAAGTAAACAGAGAGATTCTATTGGGGATTTTCGATTCGTTAGGAATGGAATCAGTCATTACACCAAAGCGGGTCATTGCGAACTCCATACTCCGTTTTGTACGTAGTTTGGGTAATCCTTCCATTTCCGACGTTGAAGCCCTCTATCGCTTAGCAAATAATGAAGCAGAAGCCATTCAGTTCAAAGTTAAAAATGGTAGCAAGGCTGTTGGTATTCCCTTGGAAAAACTTGCGACCAGAGACAATCTGTTGGTTGCGTATATCATCCGCAACCGTAAATTGATTATCCCTACAGGAAAAGATAGCATTCAGCCTTCTGACCAGGTCATTATCATCACCAAAGATAAATATTTCGATGACATTGATGACATTTTAAGATAG
- a CDS encoding TrkH family potassium uptake protein, with translation MFILLNKIGSWTTSQKIASSFASVIFIGSLLLSLPISQLSTSNATYIDNLFSAVSMVCVTGLFTESIADSYTLFGQIICMLLIQVGGLGLMTLIAYFITQLSKNKIGFRNKLAVQEGINRGDAKDFRTYIGTIMKYTAIIEGTGMVLLSFYFVPVFGFAKGLFISMFLSISAFCNAGFDTMGNSSLIEYAHNPGINLVIAALIILGGIGFSVWFDVTNLFHATAKMKQKPPLMRRLRSLTLHTRLAILMTIGLLVGGTLLFLIFEYTNDASIGTFSFGDKVLASFFHTVTMRTAGFASLDYSTITPISMFMSVVTMFIGGSPGGTAGGMKTTTFAIVFIMIYNEIRGQSNVNLFNHTIPKNVVRQALIIFVALLTTLTVGTSLLLLFNPGTNPLFLLFEAVSALATVGVSANVTASLDTPSLIVDMFLMFAGRIGPITLVDSLIRKNKAVKDIAYTKGSIIIG, from the coding sequence ATGTTCATTTTGCTAAATAAAATAGGAAGCTGGACGACTTCTCAAAAAATTGCTTCCAGTTTTGCGAGTGTTATTTTTATCGGATCACTCTTACTATCTTTACCAATCAGTCAATTATCTACTTCGAATGCCACTTATATTGATAATCTCTTTTCAGCCGTATCGATGGTCTGTGTGACCGGCTTGTTCACAGAATCGATTGCCGACTCTTATACACTGTTTGGGCAAATTATCTGTATGCTGCTCATCCAAGTCGGTGGTCTGGGGCTGATGACTTTAATCGCCTATTTTATAACACAACTTTCAAAAAATAAAATTGGCTTTCGTAATAAACTAGCTGTTCAAGAAGGAATTAATCGAGGGGACGCCAAAGATTTTCGAACCTATATTGGAACAATTATGAAATATACAGCTATAATAGAAGGAACAGGAATGGTATTACTGAGTTTCTATTTTGTTCCAGTATTTGGTTTTGCAAAAGGTTTGTTTATTTCGATGTTCCTTTCAATCTCTGCTTTTTGTAATGCAGGCTTCGATACAATGGGTAATAGCAGTTTGATTGAATACGCTCATAATCCGGGGATCAATCTGGTTATCGCAGCGTTAATCATTTTAGGCGGAATCGGTTTCTCTGTGTGGTTCGATGTTACCAACTTGTTCCACGCTACTGCAAAAATGAAACAAAAACCGCCATTAATGCGTCGTCTTCGTTCATTAACATTGCATACGCGCTTGGCAATCCTTATGACAATAGGATTGTTAGTGGGCGGTACCCTTTTGTTCTTAATATTTGAATATACAAACGATGCTTCAATCGGGACTTTTTCTTTCGGGGATAAAGTGCTTGCCAGCTTCTTCCATACGGTAACCATGCGTACTGCTGGATTTGCTTCATTGGATTACAGTACGATTACTCCAATCTCCATGTTCATGAGTGTCGTTACTATGTTCATTGGTGGTTCTCCTGGTGGTACTGCCGGTGGTATGAAAACGACGACCTTTGCGATTGTATTCATCATGATTTACAACGAAATACGGGGACAAAGTAATGTCAATTTATTTAATCATACCATTCCGAAAAACGTTGTTAGACAAGCTTTAATTATTTTTGTTGCTTTGTTAACCACATTGACGGTGGGTACGAGCTTGTTATTACTATTTAATCCGGGAACAAATCCGTTGTTCTTATTGTTCGAAGCTGTATCTGCTTTAGCAACGGTTGGCGTTTCTGCTAATGTCACGGCTTCTTTGGATACACCGAGTCTGATTGTGGATATGTTCTTGATGTTCGCTGGAAGAATCGGACCGATTACGTTAGTGGACAGTTTAATCAGAAAAAATAAAGCAGTAAAAGATATTGCCTATACAAAAGGCAGCATAATTATTGGTTAG
- a CDS encoding glycosyltransferase: MRIAIFTLGSRGDVQPYVALAKAAISKGHSAVICTGKSFQHFIEGNGVAFEAVTSDLMAMLETEEGKMVFNDALKHPIKTKRYLKDMVNPAFRKTLDDFYKSAQGADVIIYHPKAFGAPDIAKFLGIPCISMPPVPITYPIEEFPNLAISPTRNLGKVINKLTYKVMDKAESASIKEVNDFREKTLNLPKRKSGEYTFNIDGREIPIIYPISSYLFKDVKSWADKVYLPGFFYLDTEIEVLEEEILKFINLGKEPIVISFSSMPLKSPDLFKEKLVKALKETDNRAIIIAGNSGIAVEGEKELLTIKAAPHTLLFPLAKGIIHHGGVGTMAAALKSGKPQIIIPFAVDQPFWANRLYKLGYALEPIKESEVTTEELISRFKELEKVEVKQKAQNIKSALSVENGTENAIKYIERYCDGYYNK, from the coding sequence ATGAGAATAGCCATATTTACACTGGGTTCAAGAGGGGATGTGCAACCGTATGTTGCTCTAGCAAAAGCTGCAATATCAAAAGGGCATAGTGCAGTAATATGTACCGGGAAAAGTTTTCAACATTTTATTGAAGGAAATGGTGTTGCGTTTGAAGCGGTTACCAGTGATTTGATGGCTATGCTTGAGACTGAAGAAGGGAAAATGGTATTTAATGATGCTTTGAAACACCCCATAAAGACTAAGCGCTATTTAAAAGATATGGTGAATCCAGCATTTAGAAAAACATTAGATGACTTTTATAAAAGTGCACAAGGAGCAGATGTAATTATTTATCATCCTAAAGCTTTTGGAGCGCCTGATATAGCAAAGTTTTTAGGCATTCCTTGTATCAGTATGCCGCCCGTTCCAATAACCTATCCAATTGAAGAGTTTCCGAATCTAGCAATATCACCTACCAGAAACTTGGGTAAAGTCATTAATAAATTAACATATAAAGTAATGGATAAGGCAGAAAGTGCTAGTATTAAGGAAGTAAATGATTTTAGAGAGAAAACATTAAACTTACCTAAGCGAAAAAGTGGTGAGTACACATTTAACATTGATGGTAGAGAGATACCTATCATCTATCCTATTAGTTCGTATTTATTTAAAGATGTGAAAAGTTGGGCAGATAAAGTGTATTTACCAGGATTTTTCTATCTTGATACGGAAATTGAAGTACTTGAGGAAGAAATACTGAAGTTTATTAATTTGGGAAAAGAACCCATTGTAATCTCCTTTAGCAGTATGCCCCTGAAGTCACCAGATCTATTCAAGGAGAAATTAGTTAAGGCACTAAAAGAAACCGATAATCGTGCAATTATTATAGCGGGTAATAGTGGCATTGCTGTTGAAGGGGAAAAAGAGCTTTTAACAATAAAAGCGGCTCCGCATACGTTGTTATTTCCTTTAGCTAAAGGAATAATCCATCATGGTGGAGTCGGAACGATGGCAGCTGCTTTAAAAAGTGGCAAGCCACAAATAATTATACCTTTTGCAGTGGATCAGCCGTTTTGGGCAAATAGGCTGTATAAGTTAGGGTATGCTTTGGAACCAATAAAAGAAAGTGAAGTAACAACTGAAGAACTAATCAGTAGATTTAAAGAATTAGAAAAAGTTGAAGTAAAGCAAAAGGCTCAAAATATAAAAAGTGCTTTATCTGTAGAGAATGGGACAGAGAACGCTATAAAATATATTGAACGTTATTGTGATGGATATTACAACAAGTAG
- a CDS encoding TrkH family potassium uptake protein has product MNIKIVRYVVGRLLQVEALLLILPLIVSFIYEEAIIYKISFFAVILFLLIVGQVLAFKMPDNKRLTAREGFVIVALSWVLFSFFGGLPFVINGDIPSLVDAFFETSSGFTTTGSSILTDVEILAHSSLFWRSFTHLVGGMGILVFALAILPKIDSQSVNIMKAETPGPTFGKLVSKLSTSARILYTIYLAMTVVVVALLYFGGMNLFDSLLHSFGVAGTGGFGIRNGSIAPYETPYFEWVIGIGMLVFGINFNLIYLFLLGKFKQVWESEELKWYILIVTGAVGLICMNLFSTYHSFSVLIRDVFFTVSSIITTTGFSTADFGKWPLFSQTILLLLMFVGACAGSTAGGLKVSRVVVYAKIFVAEVKRMANPSRIVTVLYDKKPLNKNTKHSVANYLIIYFLLFAGMLVLLTLDVPDFLSAFSAVAATFNNIGPALGVVGPAHSFAELTDFSKIILSFGMLAGRLEIFPILILFSPRTWKK; this is encoded by the coding sequence GTGAATATAAAAATTGTTCGTTATGTGGTTGGACGCTTATTGCAAGTCGAAGCGCTCCTTTTAATTCTTCCTTTAATCGTGAGTTTCATATATGAAGAAGCAATCATCTATAAAATAAGCTTCTTCGCAGTCATTTTATTTTTGTTGATTGTGGGGCAAGTATTGGCATTTAAAATGCCAGATAATAAGCGCCTCACTGCCCGGGAAGGGTTTGTCATTGTAGCCCTGTCCTGGGTTTTATTCTCATTTTTTGGAGGTCTGCCCTTTGTTATTAATGGAGATATCCCGTCACTTGTGGATGCTTTTTTTGAAACGAGCAGTGGGTTTACGACGACGGGTTCCAGTATTTTAACGGATGTTGAAATACTGGCACATTCCAGTTTATTCTGGCGTAGTTTTACCCATTTAGTGGGTGGTATGGGAATTTTGGTATTTGCCTTGGCAATATTACCGAAAATCGATTCCCAATCCGTTAATATCATGAAGGCCGAAACACCCGGTCCCACATTTGGGAAATTGGTTTCGAAATTGTCCACATCTGCACGTATTCTCTATACTATTTATCTTGCCATGACAGTTGTAGTTGTAGCACTTCTTTATTTCGGTGGTATGAACCTCTTTGATTCCTTGCTCCATTCATTTGGTGTAGCGGGAACAGGTGGATTTGGCATTCGAAACGGTAGCATAGCCCCTTACGAAACGCCTTATTTCGAATGGGTTATTGGCATAGGTATGCTCGTCTTCGGGATCAATTTTAATCTCATTTATCTCTTTTTACTCGGGAAATTCAAGCAAGTGTGGGAAAGCGAAGAATTGAAATGGTACATTTTAATCGTTACAGGTGCGGTTGGTTTGATTTGTATGAATTTATTCAGTACCTATCACTCTTTTTCAGTACTTATCCGGGATGTATTTTTTACGGTTTCTTCTATTATTACAACGACGGGTTTTTCAACGGCTGACTTTGGTAAATGGCCACTCTTTTCCCAAACCATACTATTGTTGTTGATGTTTGTAGGAGCTTGTGCGGGTTCAACAGCAGGGGGATTGAAAGTATCTCGGGTAGTTGTTTACGCCAAAATATTTGTTGCAGAAGTGAAAAGAATGGCTAATCCTAGCCGAATCGTTACCGTTTTGTACGATAAAAAACCTTTAAATAAAAACACCAAACACAGTGTGGCAAACTACTTGATTATTTATTTCCTTCTTTTTGCAGGAATGCTCGTATTGCTAACATTGGATGTACCGGACTTCCTATCCGCATTTAGCGCAGTTGCTGCTACATTCAATAATATCGGACCAGCACTTGGGGTAGTAGGACCAGCCCATAGCTTTGCAGAATTAACAGATTTCTCTAAAATTATTCTATCCTTTGGTATGTTAGCGGGAAGATTAGAAATATTTCCAATATTGATTTTATTTTCGCCACGTACTTGGAAAAAATAA
- a CDS encoding RNA-guided endonuclease TnpB family protein, producing MVLKGIKIKLYPTEKQKIFIDRNLALNRFVWNQLLAMQQARHENGGRYVGKYAMHNLMKPLKWEFPFLKEANSTSLEYTSDDLDAAFQRFFNKQNGYPRFKSRKRPKSTYTTKCINNSITVVDNHYIQMPKLKLVKCHGAHRITGRIMRAIIRKEPDGSYTATILVEEAVPILPKTGATVGLDMGITHLVIQSDGYKLKNKQFERALAKQKRIWQRKFARRRERALREIAAAKANGVELQLTDFKNLQKAKQQVARINKRIKNQRLNYLHHYTTQLVKEHDIIVMEDLKTKNLMKNHHLARSIADASWGIIKNLLTYKCAWHKKELILVKPHYTSQTCSHCGMNTGKKPLHIRMFNCPHCHTVGIDRDINAAVNIRNKAFA from the coding sequence ATGGTATTGAAAGGCATCAAAATTAAGCTCTACCCGACCGAAAAGCAGAAAATTTTCATCGACCGCAATCTGGCGCTGAACCGCTTCGTGTGGAACCAGCTGCTGGCGATGCAACAGGCACGTCACGAGAACGGTGGCAGGTATGTGGGCAAGTACGCCATGCACAACCTGATGAAACCACTCAAGTGGGAATTTCCATTCCTGAAGGAGGCGAACAGTACCAGCCTGGAGTATACCTCCGACGATTTGGATGCTGCGTTCCAGCGTTTCTTTAACAAGCAGAACGGCTATCCCCGCTTCAAGTCGCGGAAGCGTCCGAAGAGCACCTACACCACCAAATGCATCAACAACAGCATCACTGTGGTGGACAACCATTACATCCAGATGCCCAAATTGAAGTTAGTGAAGTGCCATGGCGCCCACCGCATCACCGGGCGCATTATGCGTGCCATCATCCGTAAGGAACCGGACGGTTCCTATACGGCGACTATCCTGGTGGAGGAAGCCGTTCCGATATTGCCGAAAACGGGCGCCACCGTGGGGCTGGACATGGGGATTACCCACTTGGTCATCCAGTCGGACGGATACAAGTTGAAAAACAAGCAGTTTGAGCGGGCATTGGCGAAACAGAAACGCATCTGGCAGCGCAAGTTCGCCCGCCGGCGTGAGCGTGCCCTGCGGGAAATCGCAGCCGCCAAAGCAAACGGCGTCGAACTCCAACTGACTGACTTCAAGAACCTGCAGAAAGCCAAGCAGCAGGTCGCCCGCATCAACAAACGCATCAAGAACCAACGCCTGAACTACCTGCATCACTACACAACCCAACTGGTAAAAGAGCATGACATCATCGTCATGGAGGATTTGAAAACCAAAAATCTAATGAAGAACCACCATTTGGCGCGTTCCATCGCGGATGCCTCCTGGGGCATCATCAAGAACCTATTGACCTACAAGTGCGCGTGGCACAAAAAAGAGCTCATCCTCGTTAAACCGCACTACACAAGTCAAACGTGTTCGCATTGCGGCATGAACACCGGTAAGAAACCGCTGCACATCCGTATGTTCAATTGCCCGCATTGCCATACCGTCGGTATCGACCGAGATATCAACGCGGCCGTGAACATCCGCAACAAAGCGTTCGCCTAA
- the rlmH gene encoding 23S rRNA (pseudouridine(1915)-N(3))-methyltransferase RlmH: protein MNIKIITVGKLKEKYLKQGIAEYAKRLGSYCKMEIIEVNDEKAPENLSDKEMEMIKDKEGERILAKVSDQSYVFALAINGKQYDSVDFAKKIENLGITGKSDITFIIGGSLGLSKQVLKRANEEISFGKLTFPHQLMRLVLVEQVYRAFRIINGHAYHK, encoded by the coding sequence ATGAATATAAAAATTATAACAGTTGGAAAGTTAAAGGAAAAATATTTGAAGCAAGGCATCGCTGAATATGCCAAACGTTTAGGCAGCTACTGCAAAATGGAAATCATCGAGGTCAACGACGAAAAAGCACCCGAAAATTTGAGTGACAAAGAAATGGAAATGATCAAAGACAAAGAAGGCGAACGCATCCTCGCCAAAGTCAGCGATCAAAGCTATGTTTTCGCCCTGGCCATTAACGGCAAACAATACGATTCCGTTGACTTCGCCAAAAAAATCGAAAATCTTGGTATCACCGGAAAAAGTGATATTACCTTCATTATCGGTGGTTCGCTCGGATTAAGCAAGCAAGTGCTCAAACGCGCCAACGAGGAAATCTCGTTTGGTAAGTTGACGTTCCCGCATCAGTTGATGCGGTTGGTTTTGGTGGAGCAAGTTTATCGGGCGTTTCGGATTATTAATGGGCATGCTTATCATAAATAA
- a CDS encoding potassium channel family protein gives MSKLIGILGLGIFGSTIAKTLSEFGSDVIAVDKYEENVNRIEPYIAKGVVGDFTDIELLRTIGLEDCDAVVIATGTYLEASVLGVLNCKKLGIKHIIAKAKNKNYREVLEEIGSTIVVQPEKESGVRVAKNLLRTNIEDIVRLDDSTSVVEFYPPERWIGKSLIQLDLRRKYDINIIGMRRNKLGKLVVSFDPNEPIAKDFVLVGITESDKFEQVDYLNQLN, from the coding sequence ATGAGTAAATTAATTGGTATCCTGGGGCTAGGTATCTTCGGATCTACTATTGCCAAAACGTTGTCGGAGTTCGGTAGTGATGTAATCGCAGTTGATAAATACGAAGAAAACGTCAATCGGATTGAACCATATATTGCTAAAGGTGTTGTCGGTGATTTTACTGATATCGAGTTGCTACGTACGATTGGATTGGAAGACTGTGATGCAGTGGTTATCGCAACGGGGACGTATTTAGAGGCAAGTGTGCTTGGCGTTTTGAACTGTAAAAAGCTTGGTATTAAGCATATTATTGCAAAAGCAAAAAATAAAAACTACCGCGAAGTATTAGAAGAAATTGGTTCCACCATTGTGGTTCAGCCTGAAAAAGAATCTGGCGTGCGTGTTGCCAAGAATCTATTGCGTACGAATATTGAAGATATTGTTCGTTTGGACGACTCCACTTCAGTTGTGGAATTCTATCCGCCCGAACGTTGGATTGGAAAGAGTTTGATCCAACTCGATTTGCGTCGTAAATACGACATTAACATTATTGGTATGCGCCGCAATAAATTGGGCAAGCTCGTGGTTTCATTTGACCCGAATGAACCGATTGCCAAAGATTTTGTATTGGTCGGTATAACGGAATCGGATAAATTCGAACAAGTGGATTATTTGAATCAACTCAATTAA
- the tnpA gene encoding IS200/IS605 family transposase has translation MRDEERFTYGRTSVYNLNYHIIWRTKYRNQVINPAISARLKDILYDIAAEYGFTISHLEVGLDDHIHLMVSAPPKLSVTNIVRWLKGTSARLLFLEFPELKKSYWKKEDRHLWAPSYFVESIGTTNEHAIAKYIDDQRRKEGQPDGIERHQN, from the coding sequence ATGAGAGACGAAGAACGATTCACTTATGGCAGAACCTCTGTCTACAACCTAAACTACCACATCATCTGGCGGACCAAGTACCGCAACCAGGTCATCAACCCGGCCATCAGCGCCCGCCTGAAGGACATCCTTTATGACATTGCGGCTGAGTACGGCTTCACCATCTCCCACCTGGAGGTGGGGTTGGACGACCACATCCACCTGATGGTGAGCGCTCCACCCAAGCTGTCCGTGACCAATATTGTCCGCTGGCTGAAAGGAACCAGCGCCCGGTTACTCTTCCTCGAGTTCCCAGAACTGAAGAAGTCTTACTGGAAGAAAGAGGACCGCCACCTGTGGGCGCCCAGTTATTTTGTAGAGAGCATCGGTACGACCAATGAGCACGCCATCGCCAAGTACATCGATGACCAACGCAGAAAGGAGGGGCAACCCGATGGTATTGAAAGGCATCAAAATTAA
- a CDS encoding TrkH family potassium uptake protein, which produces MRKWIDGWHTSLKISASFLVMILIGFIFLILPISQAPGSEATLFDHFFHTVSLVTVTGLVIHPVAQTYSLFGQIISLILMQVGGLGIMTIVASAVSFMGRKMSLKNKLVVQASINREDATDFRSFMRLILRYVLIFESLGFILLSFRFVPEFGWGRGLFTALYLAVSGFTNGGFDTLGAVSLAAYVHDPLVNIVISVLIFLGGIGFHVWFDVTKLIKRWSQRTNKKHIRFFFRELSLHSRLAISVSFFLIISGTLTFLLVEFNNPNTIGDFTFGQKLLASSFQTITMRTAGMTTIDFTEVHSFTLFSFILSMFVGGSPGSTAGGIKTTTFAMVVLLIINESKGQKNVNIWNYTLPVSLVRNAVVIFLIFLATFIGGTGLLSLLNPKVDFIVLMFESVSAITTVGMSARLTPTLGVLSRVILMILMFVGRIGPITMAETLARKDKETKNIQFVDGKVILG; this is translated from the coding sequence TTGCGTAAATGGATAGATGGGTGGCATACATCTTTAAAAATTAGTGCCAGTTTTCTTGTAATGATTCTGATTGGGTTTATTTTCCTTATTCTACCAATCAGTCAGGCGCCGGGTTCGGAAGCCACGCTGTTCGATCACTTTTTCCATACGGTGTCATTAGTGACGGTGACGGGGTTAGTCATCCATCCCGTTGCACAGACGTATTCGCTGTTTGGGCAGATTATATCGCTCATATTGATGCAGGTGGGTGGTTTAGGAATTATGACCATCGTGGCCAGTGCCGTTTCTTTTATGGGAAGAAAGATGAGTTTAAAGAACAAACTCGTAGTACAAGCCAGTATTAACCGTGAGGATGCGACGGACTTCCGGTCATTTATGCGGTTGATTTTAAGATATGTCCTTATTTTTGAAAGCTTGGGATTTATCCTGTTGTCGTTTCGGTTCGTACCGGAATTTGGTTGGGGTCGAGGGCTTTTCACCGCCCTCTACCTCGCGGTTTCCGGCTTTACGAATGGCGGATTTGACACACTTGGCGCGGTTTCTTTAGCGGCTTATGTGCATGATCCGTTAGTGAACATTGTTATTTCCGTTTTGATTTTTTTAGGCGGGATTGGCTTCCACGTCTGGTTCGATGTCACGAAGTTGATCAAGAGATGGTCACAACGGACTAACAAAAAACACATCCGTTTTTTCTTCCGGGAGTTAAGCTTGCATTCGCGGTTGGCCATTTCCGTCAGTTTCTTTTTAATCATTTCAGGAACACTGACCTTTTTATTGGTCGAATTTAACAATCCGAATACGATTGGCGATTTCACTTTCGGCCAGAAGTTGTTGGCCAGTTCCTTTCAGACTATCACGATGCGAACAGCCGGTATGACAACAATCGATTTTACTGAAGTGCACTCTTTTACACTGTTTTCTTTTATTTTATCGATGTTCGTCGGTGGTTCGCCGGGTAGTACAGCCGGTGGGATTAAAACAACCACGTTCGCAATGGTTGTCTTACTCATTATAAATGAAAGCAAGGGACAGAAAAATGTAAACATCTGGAACTATACGTTACCGGTTAGCTTAGTGCGTAATGCGGTTGTTATTTTCTTGATATTCCTAGCTACCTTTATTGGTGGAACAGGATTGTTATCGTTATTGAATCCGAAAGTTGACTTTATTGTCTTAATGTTTGAATCGGTTTCCGCGATTACGACTGTTGGGATGTCAGCACGGTTGACCCCTACGCTTGGTGTGTTAAGCCGGGTTATCTTAATGATTTTGATGTTTGTGGGAAGAATCGGTCCGATTACGATGGCGGAAACACTGGCGCGAAAAGATAAAGAAACGAAGAATATTCAATTTGTGGATGGAAAAGTCATCCTGGGATAA